A stretch of Zootoca vivipara chromosome 13, rZooViv1.1, whole genome shotgun sequence DNA encodes these proteins:
- the LOC118094602 gene encoding phosphatidylinositol transfer protein beta isoform has protein sequence MVLIKEFRVVLPCSVEEYQVGQLFSVAEASKNNTGGGEGIEVLKNEPYEREGERGQFTHKIYHLQSKVPGFIKMFAPEGSLVVHERAWNAYPYCRTVITNEYMKDDFFIKIETWHKPDLGDQDNVHSLDAETWKDVEVVHIDVADRTQVSDDDYKPDEDPALFKSLKTGRGPLGPDWKRELANNEDCPHMCAYKLVSVKFRWWGLQGRVEKFIQKQERRLFTNFHRQLFCWLDKWVDLTMADIRRMEEETQRELDEIRQKGTVRGMTAGDE, from the exons ATGGTGCTGATCAAAGAGTT CCGGGTCGTGCTGCCTTGCTCCGTAGAGGAG TATCAGGTGGGGCAGTTATTCTCTGTTGCTGAAGCCAGCAAGAACAACACTGGTGGCGGCGAAGGGATTGAGGTGCTAAAAAATGAACCTTACGAGCGTGAAGGGGAACGGGGGCAGTTCACCCACAAGATCTACCACCTCCAGAG CAAAGTTCCTGGATTCATTAAGATGTTCGCCCCTGAGGGGTCCCTAGTTGTTCACGAGAGAGCCTGGAATGCCTATCCCTATTGTCGAACGG TTATTACG AATGAATATATGAAGGATGATTTCTTCATCAAAATTGAAACCTGGCACAAACCGGATTTAGGTGACCAAGACAAT GTCCACAGCCTCGATGCAGAAACTTGGAAAGATGTTGAGGTGGTCCATATAGATGTCGCTGATCGGACGCAAGTGTCAGATGAT GATTACAAGCCAGATGAAGACCCGGCTCTTTTCAAATCACTGAAGACGGGCAGAGGGCCTCTTGGTCCTGACTGGAAG CGGGAACTAGCCAACAATGAAGATTGCCCCCACATGTGTGCCTACAAACTTGTGAGTGTGAAGTTCCGCTGGTGGGGTCTTCAAGGCCGAGTGGAAAAATTTATCCAAAAG CAAGAAAGACGCCTCTTTACCAACTTCCACAGGCAGCTATTTTGCTGGTTGGACAAGTGGGTGGATTTAACCATGGCTGACATTCGACGGATGGAGGAAGAGACACAGAGGGAGCTTGATGAG